In Chroicocephalus ridibundus chromosome 2, bChrRid1.1, whole genome shotgun sequence, the DNA window TTGGCCCCAAAATGGTAAATCTAGAGGATATTCACTCAGGCTACTGCTACTTCTGCTCTGTCTGTCCCTTTCTCTTCTACCTCGGTACATACACAAACACCccccctctctctttctgtcttgttctcattctctcttgctgctgcacctacctttctgcttttcttcagggaGCTGTAAAGAGGTGTTATAGGCATCCTCACAACAGTCTCGTCACTTAGGCCCTTGGAGCCCTTTTGTGTAAATAATTCCATAAGATCAACATGAAAAATCTTTGATGGAAGCTTGAAATGGAGTGCCAGGTCAAGGAAAACTTCTGTTTAGGCCTATATAAGCATATGTATATCAGTTTATGACATGCCAAGTACGATGTATGCACCAGTGCTGGTGAGTAAGAGTATTCGGTGCTagaattatttctgagaaatCTGGCTCCACCAATTACTGATACACCAGGCTCCTTTACCATTTTTTGGGTCATTAAGAGCAGGTTCCTTCTCGGCCAGAGGATGATGTGAAGAGGGAATGTATGTCCAGAACTAAAAAAGACTCCGTTGTTAAGAAATGTTTTGAGAAGTATCATTCAgatagttaatttttaaaaaaatctgcttgatAGTGCTTCCTTGAAAGTACAGCTAGCTATACTGTATAGCATGCTCATGCTTTCATATTTGGGAGTATTTATCCTCTGTATGGACAGGGAGAACAACAAAGAGACAAAAGATAGGAAACAATTCTCTTCcgataaaaacatattttgcctATTCTTTATTCTCCAATGTGAAGGAGGCTGCCAGATCCTCTGTTTCCAGTTTAACACGAGGTCATCGTCCCATCTGGATCCTGGTTTTCCACAGCTCATTTTGATGACAAAGCAAAGATCTGCTTATGTGAGCATCCGAGGAGCGAACAAAGATGGGGGAAGGTGAGCTCATGCAGCTGGCTGAGGACAAGATCCCATTTTATTCCTTGCCCCGAGACCTTCCACCACCTTCGTGCAACTGAACATGCCAGCAGCTGCGTCATATCAAAAGACATTCCAGAAATGATAACAAAGCTCAAcaatgtaaaaaaatttctttattgtggttaaaatatgtatattttcataGAATATCTGTAATATTGCATCCgaagatttattttttgaaaaatcaacAATATTCTCTTCATGAGATACAGCCATGACATATAATACAACCCTTTGATATAGTaggattttccttcagtttctttccttACAACCCACTGCTTCCACAAAAAAATCACTGACCATTTTTTGTCTGTACTTGTAACGAAGCTTAGGCTTGCGAGCACATCTCACATCTTTCTGGCATTTTGGTCTCTCCTCCCTCCATCGGCTTGCCACCTGGGTTTCTGGTAGAGCAGTACAAGCAAGGATTCAGTAATCCTTGGCCCATACACTTTGAACGTTAGAGTTCCTGTGCAGACACCAAACAAATCTTGCTCAACTATGGCTAAGGTATGAACATAGGTCACTTTCAGATCAGAGGATAAACTAATGCTGAGAGGAAGAGAGCTCTTCCTCAAGCAGCATCCATCCTGCACCCGTTCTATGGGTGCTGGTGGCTTTTGGGGATGGAAGCAGGGTGTGTGTTCGTGCACGTGTGGGTGTGGATCCGTGTGGGTGCGTGTAGACCTGAGTCCCAATGGGCAGGACAAGGAAGAGGAGCAGGTGCCATCTAACGCCAAAGGTTACTCTGGTTCTGCCCAGCCCTGGAGGAGGTTTGGAACGACTGAGGAGAGACATGGAGCACCACTTACTTCTCCCGTACCCTTCTTAGGAATGGAGAGTGAATGGGCAAGGGGGAATTTACTGAGCAATGTGTGAAAGCATGCCTGGGGTGCAGGAGCTCACCGGCctcacttcatttttattttaagcttgtCATTGGGGTGGCTTTATTTTACTCAGGGCCTGGCcaagtttttcactttttctctcaCTCTCCAGATAAAGGAGCCTCAGGACTTTATTTTGATATGccttcataataatttttttcttatttttgataATACAAACAGGTTAGTCTACTTATACAGCAGACTTGTTGATAATGTAATTTGACTGTTCTGAGTATTGGGGGTTCCTCTCCCAGCCTTGTCGAATTCGTGTGAGAGGTTTGTCTAGACAAGGAAATATCAGCACAAATTTGATAACCAGTACAGTGCACGGAATGATGAGGGAGAGCATATAGGCGTTTGGAAGATACCATCTGTACGATGACGGGCTCAGGAACCACTTTCCACCATAAACCATCGTGTGTGCAGTGCACAAAACAAGGGTCAGATATCCCAGTTTGGACTAGGGgagaacaaaggaaagaaagaaagaagtggaggTTAAAACAGTAAATTAAACCAGAACAAATTCAATTTACAGGACATGTTAAGCTTTGTGGAATGTGCAAACTTTGGGACTAATTGAGgacttctgaaatgaaattattttatataatataaagggtcttattgtttttaaataaagattaattcAAATGGATCTAGGTGAAACacacttctttgtttttttttctccaacatcAATCCTGATAGTTTTTGCTAGCTCACACATACTGCCTAGTGGTTGTCGTATTTgtgaaaatgcagagaaaatgctgaaattcagTGGAGAGATCCAAGCTTTTATATGCTGTAGTGCTAATCCATCCAGAACTACCATACTGTGCAAGTTTTTGGCCTTGATAAAACATTCATTGATAGTaatttccccttcccttgcctgccctcccctgccgGCCCAGCTCCTGCAGAGGCACGGCAGCTTACACCAAGCTTCCTTCGAACGGGGGGCTGAGATTGTAGTGTTACCAAGGGCAGCCTGTTTATAGGCACAGCAGTTCTTAGAGTCTGCAGAAATTGCAGATTCTTTTTAGATGCTGGGCACTGAGAGCATCTGAGTTATAAAGTCAATTTTCTGACCCATTTTAACGGAATTATCATGTGAACCAACAAAATTAGCCCAATAAATGGCTAAAATATTTTGTGACTTAGTGTAAGTGTGGAATTTGGTAATTCCACAgtgttaattttctgtttgtcaTTTAGGAGCACACGTCTTCCCAATTTTCTCTTGTTAATGCAGTAATCCCAGTTGTACCATAAGCAGCTATCAGAGAATTTGTGTTTTTTTACAGGTGAGCAGTCGGGCACCCTGAtgaacacacatttttttttttacactgtgtgATGGCGGATAGTACACACATTCACGTTTGGAGATACTAATGGAGGAAAGCCTTAAGTCTCTAGTAAACCTGCCTGTGGTCATAATTTATAAGGGAAGAAGGTTTTTTAGAATAAGTCTTTTTCTTACCTGCACAAATCGAAATTCTCTCCAGTTGACATTGTTGCTGACTGAAGGCAAGGAAGTTATTCccagaagaacaaataaaaaaaatcctaaaatccCCAAAGCCAAATAAGAGTCACTAAGCCAGGCATTAGTGGTGTCGAGTGGTTCTGTTTTATTGTTCAGTGCCTGAAAAAAAGGCAGGGTGTATCTTAGTGATAACAGTTTTAGGATCAATATGGAGAAAGAATATGCTTTAAGGTAACTAGGAGATAAATGTTATACATTCACTCTCTGAAAATTATTGGAGGTTTACTTTGAATGCCTACTCAAAAAGAAGAAGAGGCGTTATATTACATACAGGTTCCATGTACCTGTAATTGTGGTGCATGTTTTATACTGCTGTAGACCTACCGTTGTGGAGAGGTATGTGATCCTTTGTTGTTAAATAAGGTCAGAAAGTCAAAATATGTGCCATTTTAAACATCAAATATGTGCCATTCTTAAAGGTATatgaagaaataggaaaatatgtttctttaaattactcttaaaagtttacatttttcctgcttattttatTAATATGTAAACTATCTAGGAGGAAGATTGAGGCTAGAAATCCCGTCAACTCAACATAATATCAACAAACTTTGGATATCCCAATGGTTAAAAGGatcacagaaaacaagaaaaataatcatattgTAAAGAACTTTAGACTGTCCACGTGAATTTTTGAAGCTCAAGATAGAAGGTAGTATTTGTAACAGAGCCAGAAGAAAGGAAGACATAGAGCAGGGAGCAAAACTTACCTGGGAGACGGTTTGACTGCTGATTCTCCATCTTACAAAGGATCGAATTGGGATAACAAGAGTGTACAAAACGTGCAGAGAAGCAAATGCCAAGGCTACCAGTCCGAGTTGTTTCCTACACAGCATCCATTTGTCCAGCCAGTCTGGGAAACGGCGGTATTTGGTACCTCTGTATAACTGAATAATTGCAGCAAGTACACCAGGAAGATACACCAGGGCGAGAAGGATGAGTGCCAATATAGGGCAGATACGATTTGTAATGGAAATTGCAATAAAAAATGAGTAGTCTTTGTTTTCGTAAACATAAGGGTAAATTACATCACGAATCAAACAGTAGAAGAAGAAGAATGCGATTAGGCCAAGGGACAAAAGGATGGGAAACTTCCACATTGGAAAGAGCTGCAGAGGGTAGTTTTCTATTTCCTGAGCAGCCAAGAGAGATCCCTGATCTAACGGAGTGAGACCCAGTGCACGAACAATATCCATCACCATTTGTTTAGCTTCCATGTCATCTCCACAGACAAACACCTGCAACCAAACACAAACAGAACTGTTATTTAGACAGACTTTTGTGACATCCTCTACTGCCGTCCTGCCTGGGTATGGACGATGAGCACAAGCTTCCTAGGCTACTTGTCTTCCCTGCTGGCCTTCATTTATAGGCAAAAAGTAGCCTCTTGGTACTTTCTTGGTGAAAAGGTCCAAGAACTAAGAATATGAGTCTTTCTTTTGGGGAAGGAGATTGTTTCAGGTGGTAAAATTTTGTATCTGAAAAGAGCAATGTATAACGCGCTTAGTACAAGTCTTTGCCTAGACGACTTGGCGTATTCTTTGGAAGACCTGCAAGCAGTTTGTAAGAACAAGattttgtagaaataaataacagaaaattttTCAGTTGCTGCTACATTGGTCCGAAAGGACTCCAGAGAACTGGggacagagatttttaaaacGTGATTGCCCTATCACAAaagtaaatattatttctttccaagTCTAGTAAAATAGTGAAGAAACCACCTTTTCTGTAAGTATGCAAGACAATACTCCTTTTGGAACTGGGAGAAAAGGGGCAATTTCTGCTCTTGTTGATGTGCTGAAGGCTTGTAGAGCCTAGGCTTGGAAGTTCTTGGGTCTTTAATTTATCCAAAACCATTTATctggcagcagaaagcaaaggtaGCAATGGTTTGAGTAGCTGGCTGAAACCGTGTGTTGTACAAGAGCACTATCCCTCAGAGCGGCAGAAAACAGGGTAATAATAAATGATTTGTCTTCAAGTAAGCTGTTGTGTGGCTTCCTATGACCAGCTCTGTGCTCGCTGGCCCGTGGTTAAGGAGGGGGTTAAAATGGTTTTCACACACTGTTGTTGTGTTAAACTTCTGTGGTGATGGATTCTGATTTATTAATTTGTTCACCTTCCAGCTCATTTCTGTTGCCCATACTCATTCTATTGCCCCATCTATTGCCCCCTTGCCTCCCTCTTTTTGCTCTCTTCATTTTATTCTTGCTTTGATATATTCCTCCTATCTCCTTTCTGTTTAACTTTTCAGTCCTGGTGAATGACTGATGCAGCCCTCATTTCCTCGTgatttgctctctctttttctgtctctgctgtctttctttccttgcttctctAGTGTCTCTGAACACCTTGCCAAGTTCAGAGGCAAGCTACTGATATTCCTTGTCATGCCATATTACAAACCAATAGTAAATTTTAGCTCACATTTAATTTGAAATGGACAATTATAGTGAAAATTCCATCTCAGCCCTCTCTGATTCATATGTCCCCTGTGTGTTTTGTCTAGCTGTTAAGAAGCCATAGGATATATAACTCTGTGATGTAGGAATCCCCCGTTGCTCAGTCTTACCTGCCGGCTCGCATCCAGGGTGCCCGACTGCAAGGCCCAGGCTGACACGGTGTTAAAGGCTTTCACAACCTTCGCACCGGGCACCAGCTGAGCAAGATACTCTGCGTTGGACTCGGGATactggtttatttttaagttgttGCTGATGTCCACCAAGACTTTTCCACGGAGGATTTCTGCTAGTGGTATCAGGAAGTTGTAATGCTGCCTCTGGATTGCTATGATGATGATGGCAGCTTTCTGCGCTGCCTCTGCATGGCTCAACACCTCTGCCTCCTTGGGAATTAGGCTGGATGTCTGTGTGCTCCGGCTTCCAAACACCACGGGGTAGCCAGACTGAATCAATTTATGCCCCAGAGCTCTTCCAAAATCTCCAGTTCCAAATATGCACACTGTCTCTCTTTTGTTAGAAGTGTTAGGAGCCAAAGCCATTATGTTGGAAGAATTTTTattcatctgttaaaaaaaaaataaaataggaacaAACTAAGCAAAACATCAGTCTTTTGACAATGGAAGGTTAGCATCCACTCTGGCTATACAAAACAAATATCTGAGAGTTTTCTTGCCACTTAATATGCTTCCTGCACACTATTCTGAATACACACTCTCAGAAGATTTCtgtacagtttttaaaaaacagttctgGATATTCACTGCTCCATCTCTTACAGCACCCTCTTTTCCATCCATTTTATGGATATTAACATTCAGCTGAATTGTTGCAGTTTTCCGCTCtcaaaaggaaagcaggaggaaaggatACAGGAGCACAGAGAGCAAGGCTTGCACGCATTTCAgagtaatttctgctttcttatgCTATAGAAAAACATTGAAGAGGCGTGTGTTTCTAATCAGATTAGAACCTGGGAGGTCTTTTGTAAGATACTGGAAGAAGAGATATTATAAAAGATAGCTACAAATCTATCTGTTGTCCACAGTACTTCCTTAGTACGAGTAGTCAGTGCCagtttgttttattattgttCTTCAATTTCCTGAAGAATGTCCTGTGAAGCATTTGAACAGCAGAATTGAAATATTTCATGTTGaacatttatttctgatatttataTATTACTCATAATGAAATTCTCTTTGAGGTTTTTATCTGTCCTCCTTTATCACTGTACCTGGAAGCTTCAAAGTCTTTAATGTATTATCCATGCCATAGCAGTACGTACGCTCTGTACTTGCAGAGTGAGACCCATGATACAAATACAGAATCAAAAGGGTCTGCTCCAAAGGTCTCCCAGTAGGCCCACATGCTGTTGTTCTCTCTCTGCAAAAGGTGAACTCAGACCAGAAAACCTAAGGCTTGAAGGGAGACCGCCAACAGGAGATCTTGAGAGACCCTTCTGTTGGACCGGACAGTAATTTAGTACTTAGATCAGTCATTTAATTCGCCGGATACCTGATTCAAGCCTTTCCCTGCCTCACAGGTGACTGTCTTAAATAAAGCTGTGGGAATAACCAATTTTCCAATTTGCAGGAAAGAAATGCATGGAATGGTTAGCTAGATTCAAAACAATTGCTTTGCTATTCCTGTGTATTAACCCTGTGCTTACATTCTTCTGTGAAGCACCGCTCAGTATgaaactgccttttaaaatgaCTGAGATTATACTCTTCGCTTTATTCTATATTTTATAGACAGCCAGAacagtttttgctttttaaaactctaGCATAATTTTAAATCGTTTGGCTCAAAACTTGCGATTGTTTGGTgaataaaaaaatcaagcctGAACTTCCCCCTACCCTGCCGTGACCTGGCGTTAAGGGCCATGGCTCAGGGATGCACAAATTTTTTTGGCCTGTGCTGTAGGGTATAAGCTTCACTAGCAAGATAGGCAGAGAAACGCTTATTCTGAGAAGTGTATGGGAAGATTCTTGGCTTGAACTAGCTCTGTATGTAGCTAGCTAGCCCCCAGTTGGCACCAGTGCCTGCGCAGTGCTGTTCTAGTTGggagcacaggaaagacatggacctgttggaacgggtccagaggagggccacaaggatgatccaagggctggagcacctatgctatgaagacaggctgggagagttggggttgttcagcctggagaagagaaggccccagggagaccttatagcggccttccagtatctaaaggaagcttataggagagatggggagggactctttatcagggagtggagcaataggacgaggggtaatggttttaaactgaaagagggtagatttagatgagatgttaggaagaaattcttcactgtgagggtggtgaggtactggaacagat includes these proteins:
- the STEAP4 gene encoding metalloreductase STEAP4 translates to MNKNSSNIMALAPNTSNKRETVCIFGTGDFGRALGHKLIQSGYPVVFGSRSTQTSSLIPKEAEVLSHAEAAQKAAIIIIAIQRQHYNFLIPLAEILRGKVLVDISNNLKINQYPESNAEYLAQLVPGAKVVKAFNTVSAWALQSGTLDASRQVFVCGDDMEAKQMVMDIVRALGLTPLDQGSLLAAQEIENYPLQLFPMWKFPILLSLGLIAFFFFYCLIRDVIYPYVYENKDYSFFIAISITNRICPILALILLALVYLPGVLAAIIQLYRGTKYRRFPDWLDKWMLCRKQLGLVALAFASLHVLYTLVIPIRSFVRWRISSQTVSQALNNKTEPLDTTNAWLSDSYLALGILGFFLFVLLGITSLPSVSNNVNWREFRFVQSKLGYLTLVLCTAHTMVYGGKWFLSPSSYRWYLPNAYMLSLIIPCTVLVIKFVLIFPCLDKPLTRIRQGWERNPQYSEQSNYIINKSAV